In a genomic window of Mycolicibacterium neoaurum VKM Ac-1815D:
- a CDS encoding TetR/AcrR family transcriptional regulator has translation MAHPSAASDPSSSLTAKGRQTREAIELAARKLFAERGFHGTTLADITSAAGKSAAVFYRYFDDKEDLLASLAQSFLHDIVEPSGTKVPLPDSPADTDYFHTVVTGYWNLFKRNIGIMIAVAQLAATQPRFAEVQYQFRRFGMDLVAESVRRAREQGYAQDLEPEHIAAAIALLFENFTVVVVGNPGTALQISDDDAITTLSTIWKKTLYGN, from the coding sequence ATGGCGCACCCGTCCGCGGCATCGGACCCATCGTCCTCGCTGACGGCCAAGGGTCGCCAGACCCGCGAGGCGATCGAGCTGGCGGCGCGGAAACTGTTCGCCGAGCGCGGTTTCCATGGCACCACGCTGGCCGATATCACCTCCGCCGCCGGTAAGTCCGCTGCGGTGTTCTACCGCTACTTCGACGACAAGGAGGATCTGCTGGCCTCGCTGGCCCAGTCGTTCCTGCACGATATCGTCGAACCGTCCGGCACCAAGGTCCCGCTGCCGGACTCCCCCGCCGACACGGACTATTTCCACACCGTGGTGACCGGATACTGGAACCTGTTCAAGCGCAATATCGGCATCATGATCGCCGTCGCCCAGCTCGCCGCCACCCAACCCCGATTTGCCGAGGTGCAGTACCAGTTCCGGCGCTTCGGGATGGATCTGGTGGCCGAATCGGTACGCCGCGCCCGTGAGCAGGGTTACGCCCAAGACCTGGAGCCCGAACACATCGCGGCGGCGATCGCGCTGCTGTTCGAGAACTTCACCGTCGTCGTGGTGGGAAATCCCGGCACCGCGCTACAGATCAGCGATGACGACGCCATCACCACCCTGTCGACCATTTGGAAGAAAACCCTGTACGGCAACTGA
- a CDS encoding DUF6285 domain-containing protein: MTDLHYRPTAAELVAAVAEFLEGEVRAATGPDSRLADAGAVNFHARVAANVLRTVERELLDTEPAPDLLGFADEASLAAAIREGDLDGRDADVLPVLHALVARRLAVAHPGYDTE, encoded by the coding sequence ATGACCGATCTGCACTACCGGCCCACCGCCGCCGAACTCGTCGCCGCGGTCGCGGAGTTCCTGGAGGGTGAGGTACGCGCGGCGACGGGGCCGGACAGTCGACTCGCCGACGCGGGTGCGGTCAACTTCCACGCTCGGGTGGCGGCCAATGTCCTGCGCACCGTCGAACGGGAGTTGCTCGATACCGAGCCCGCGCCGGATCTGCTGGGGTTCGCCGACGAGGCGAGCTTGGCCGCGGCCATCCGGGAAGGGGATCTCGACGGCCGGGACGCCGACGTGCTGCCGGTGCTGCACGCCCTGGTGGCACGCCGGCTGGCCGTGGCCCATCCGGGCTACGACACCGAATGA
- a CDS encoding nuclear transport factor 2 family protein yields MSAAVADRLFDAIERGDYPQIEALWAEDVLVWHSGDAADNDRVQALKVIRWFLRTTAARRYEVLDRQFFDGGFVQQHILHADASDGASIHLRVCIVIKVSTDGLITRIDEYFDPAEMAPLLGN; encoded by the coding sequence ATGAGCGCAGCCGTTGCGGACCGTCTGTTCGACGCCATCGAACGCGGCGACTACCCGCAGATCGAGGCGTTGTGGGCCGAGGACGTCCTGGTCTGGCACAGCGGCGATGCCGCCGACAACGATCGCGTGCAGGCCTTGAAAGTCATCCGCTGGTTCCTGAGAACGACGGCCGCCCGACGTTACGAGGTCCTCGATCGCCAGTTCTTCGACGGCGGTTTCGTACAGCAGCACATCCTGCACGCCGACGCCAGCGATGGCGCTTCGATCCATTTACGGGTATGCATCGTTATCAAGGTGAGTACCGACGGGCTGATCACCCGGATCGACGAGTACTTCGACCCCGCAGAGATGGCGCCGTTGCTGGGCAACTGA
- a CDS encoding phosphotransferase family protein → MSAQPEESLAERLAAVLGADRITDLRVLTGGASRATWAFNADDRALILRTGPPDDVHAGMELEAAALRRAAEAGAPVAAVLAADNAGAVLGTPYLICDFIGGETIVRRIQRSLDARARARLLDQCAQALAAIHRADPDGIGLPITDPLDEWRAQLDEMGDTTAVFEYAFRWLERNRPVRTPPVLVHGDFRMGNLIVDDGGLAAVLDWELTHIGEALDDLAWFCIRAWRFGAPRELAAGGLGSIEDFVTAYEAAGGAAVDRAALRWWLVAATLRWGVICRYQFERHRSGQTRSVELAAIGRRVCETEYDLLTLLEAA, encoded by the coding sequence GTGAGCGCGCAGCCCGAGGAGTCACTGGCCGAGCGACTGGCCGCGGTGCTCGGCGCCGACCGCATCACCGACCTGCGGGTACTCACCGGCGGCGCGAGCCGGGCAACCTGGGCGTTCAACGCCGATGACCGCGCCCTCATCCTGCGCACCGGCCCGCCCGACGATGTGCACGCCGGCATGGAACTGGAAGCGGCCGCTCTGCGGCGCGCCGCGGAGGCCGGCGCGCCCGTCGCGGCGGTCCTCGCCGCCGACAACGCCGGTGCGGTATTGGGAACTCCCTATCTGATCTGCGATTTCATCGGCGGCGAGACGATCGTGCGCAGGATCCAGCGCAGCCTCGACGCGCGGGCCCGCGCGCGCCTGTTGGACCAGTGCGCGCAGGCACTTGCCGCCATCCACCGCGCAGACCCGGACGGAATCGGACTGCCGATCACCGACCCGCTCGACGAATGGCGGGCCCAGCTCGACGAGATGGGCGATACCACTGCGGTATTCGAGTATGCCTTCCGGTGGCTCGAACGGAACCGCCCGGTCCGCACACCCCCGGTGCTGGTGCACGGGGATTTCCGGATGGGCAACCTGATCGTCGACGACGGCGGGCTGGCCGCCGTGCTGGATTGGGAGCTCACCCACATCGGCGAGGCACTGGACGATCTCGCCTGGTTCTGCATCCGGGCCTGGCGCTTCGGCGCCCCGCGCGAACTCGCTGCCGGCGGGCTCGGCAGCATCGAGGACTTCGTCACCGCCTACGAGGCCGCGGGCGGCGCGGCGGTCGACCGTGCGGCGCTGCGCTGGTGGCTGGTCGCCGCCACCTTGCGCTGGGGAGTCATCTGCCGCTATCAGTTCGAGCGGCATCGATCGGGGCAGACCCGATCGGTCGAGCTCGCGGCGATCGGACGCCGGGTGTGCGAAACCGAGTACGACCTGCTCACCCTGTTGGAGGCAGCATGA
- a CDS encoding YceI family protein, with protein sequence MDLQDWAGRWRLDAERTTITTHSPTFWGFVHVKSEFDAVDGDAQVDGDKLTGTLRIDAASVRTGIKRRDAHLRSPDFFDVEAFPTVEIVAESGEVTSPSWVTLHVRLTVKGHESELDLPVHVRNLGGGAVQLSTTATLNRRNLGVDGNLMGMMGDAAGVEAAAVFVRQP encoded by the coding sequence ATGGACCTGCAGGACTGGGCTGGTCGTTGGCGATTGGATGCCGAGCGCACCACCATCACCACGCACAGCCCCACCTTCTGGGGATTTGTCCACGTCAAGAGCGAGTTCGACGCTGTGGACGGCGACGCGCAGGTCGACGGCGACAAGCTGACCGGCACGCTGCGCATCGACGCGGCGTCGGTGCGCACCGGCATCAAGCGCCGCGACGCCCATCTGCGGTCTCCCGACTTCTTCGATGTCGAGGCCTTCCCCACCGTGGAGATCGTGGCGGAGTCCGGCGAGGTCACCTCGCCGTCCTGGGTCACGCTGCACGTGCGCCTGACCGTGAAGGGCCACGAATCCGAACTCGACCTGCCGGTACATGTCCGCAATCTGGGCGGTGGCGCGGTTCAGCTGAGCACGACGGCCACGCTCAACCGGCGAAATCTGGGAGTAGACGGCAACTTGATGGGCATGATGGGCGACGCGGCAGGCGTCGAAGCGGCCGCGGTGTTCGTCCGGCAGCCGTAG
- a CDS encoding class I SAM-dependent methyltransferase, with protein sequence MRQRFDTAYETHTAPWVIGEPQPAMVALERTAALRSPILDIGCGLGEHTIMLTRLGYDVLGIDFAPHAIEQARANAAARGVDARFEVGDAFSLDGVYDTILDSALFHIFDATDRARYVRALHRALTPGGHLHLLALSDAGRGFGPQVGEQVLRTAFTDGWDVESLNTSTYRGVVGESHAPLLGLPTGTVVDEPAWLARVRRL encoded by the coding sequence ATGAGACAACGATTCGACACCGCCTACGAAACACACACCGCGCCTTGGGTGATCGGTGAGCCTCAACCGGCCATGGTGGCCCTGGAACGCACCGCAGCGCTGCGCAGTCCGATACTCGACATCGGCTGTGGGCTCGGGGAGCACACCATCATGCTGACCCGACTGGGTTATGACGTGCTGGGTATCGATTTCGCGCCGCATGCCATCGAGCAGGCCAGGGCCAACGCCGCCGCCCGCGGGGTGGACGCGCGCTTCGAGGTCGGTGACGCATTCAGCCTCGACGGTGTCTACGACACCATCCTCGACAGCGCGTTGTTCCACATCTTCGACGCCACCGACCGCGCCCGCTACGTCCGCGCCCTGCACCGGGCGCTGACTCCCGGCGGTCATCTGCACCTGCTGGCGCTCTCGGATGCCGGCCGAGGCTTCGGACCGCAGGTCGGCGAACAGGTGCTCCGGACGGCTTTCACCGACGGGTGGGACGTGGAGTCGCTGAACACCAGCACCTACCGCGGGGTGGTGGGAGAGTCGCACGCGCCGCTGCTGGGGCTGCCCACGGGGACGGTGGTCGACGAGCCGGCCTGGCTGGCCAGGGTACGACGGCTCTGA
- a CDS encoding CaiB/BaiF CoA transferase family protein: MVTGPLDGIRVLELGTLISGPFAARLLGDMGAEVIKIELPTTPDPLRTWGQAELDGHHFFWTVHARNKKAITLDLRTGRGRELFLELVDRADVIVENFRPGTLEKWDLGYEVLKERNKGIILVRVSGYGQTGPDAGKAGYASVAEAASGLRHMNGFPGGPPPRLALSLGDSLAGMFAAQGALAALYRRTVTGEGQIVDTALTESCLAVQESTIPDYDVGGVVRGPSGTRLEGIAPSNIYQSANGSWVVIAANQDTVFRRLCTAMGQPELATDDRFVDHVARGRNQDELDAIIGAWAACREPDDIIDTLSKAGVISGPINTVAEVVEDPQLRARGMIADHWDERIGRFVKGPGIVPVLSESPGSIRNAGSSRPGQHNDEVYTGLLGLSAEELDALRTEGVL, translated from the coding sequence ATGGTCACCGGACCGCTGGACGGTATCCGGGTACTCGAACTCGGGACGCTGATCTCGGGGCCGTTCGCCGCGCGCCTGCTCGGTGACATGGGGGCCGAGGTCATCAAGATCGAACTGCCGACCACCCCGGACCCGTTGCGCACCTGGGGACAGGCCGAGCTGGACGGGCACCACTTCTTCTGGACGGTGCACGCCCGCAACAAGAAAGCCATCACCCTCGACCTGCGCACCGGCCGCGGCCGAGAGCTCTTCCTGGAACTGGTCGACCGCGCCGATGTGATCGTGGAGAACTTCCGCCCCGGCACCCTGGAGAAATGGGACCTCGGCTACGAGGTGCTCAAGGAACGCAACAAGGGCATCATCCTGGTGCGGGTCTCCGGCTACGGCCAGACCGGACCGGACGCCGGCAAGGCCGGCTACGCCTCGGTGGCCGAGGCGGCCAGCGGTCTGCGCCACATGAACGGCTTCCCGGGTGGACCGCCGCCACGGCTGGCGCTGTCGCTCGGCGACAGCCTGGCAGGCATGTTCGCCGCGCAAGGCGCCCTGGCCGCACTGTATCGGCGCACGGTCACCGGTGAAGGCCAGATCGTCGACACCGCGTTGACCGAAAGCTGCCTGGCCGTCCAGGAATCCACCATCCCGGACTACGACGTGGGCGGTGTCGTCCGCGGCCCGTCGGGCACCCGGCTGGAAGGCATTGCGCCGTCGAACATCTACCAGAGCGCCAACGGCAGCTGGGTGGTGATCGCCGCCAACCAGGACACCGTCTTCCGCCGCTTGTGTACCGCGATGGGTCAACCCGAATTGGCCACCGACGACCGATTCGTCGACCACGTTGCGCGCGGCCGAAATCAGGACGAACTCGATGCCATCATCGGTGCGTGGGCGGCATGTCGCGAACCCGACGACATCATCGACACGCTGTCGAAGGCCGGGGTGATCAGCGGACCGATCAACACCGTCGCCGAGGTGGTCGAGGATCCGCAGCTGCGGGCCCGCGGCATGATCGCCGACCACTGGGATGAGCGCATCGGGCGCTTCGTCAAGGGGCCGGGCATCGTGCCGGTGCTCTCGGAGTCGCCGGGCTCGATCCGCAACGCCGGGTCGTCTCGTCCCGGCCAACACAACGACGAGGTCTACACCGGCCTGCTGGGACTCAGCGCCGAGGAACTCGACGCCTTACGCACCGAGGGGGTGCTGTGA
- a CDS encoding homogentisate 1,2-dioxygenase, with translation MESFVHLRKGKTPKRVHADLDGLKDDELGRGGFVGRTANMYRRNDPTAYRTVGPLRPTDVLSSELKPSDAADAHGGPLLMFSNADCQVLLSRRTEPMPFFVRYVDGDLLLFVHKGAGLLETEFGPLRYREGDWVYIPKACTFRQVPDEESTWLMIQATDDFRVPPAGTLGRHFPFDPAQVTIPEPCPIDDDGRDEYEVRLIHSPVEGVSSTSLFYQHNPLDVEGWRGDNFPFTFNIEDYTVITSESVHLPPTVHLFMQATGVYVMNFLPKPAESVPGTERTPWYHRNVDYDEIAFFHSGSLYGIPMPPGLVSHAPQGVHHGAPEKARERARRKFDDYDRVDWSVIAIDTRRRLIPSAAILTNDLGQH, from the coding sequence ATGGAATCCTTTGTCCACCTTCGTAAAGGCAAGACGCCCAAGCGTGTGCACGCCGATCTGGACGGTCTCAAAGACGATGAACTCGGCCGCGGCGGCTTTGTCGGCCGCACCGCCAACATGTACCGGCGCAACGACCCGACCGCGTACCGCACAGTGGGGCCCCTGCGCCCCACCGATGTACTGTCCTCGGAGCTCAAGCCCAGCGATGCCGCCGATGCCCACGGGGGTCCGCTGCTGATGTTCAGCAATGCCGACTGCCAGGTACTGCTGAGCCGGCGCACCGAACCGATGCCGTTCTTCGTGCGTTATGTCGATGGCGATCTGCTGCTGTTCGTGCACAAGGGCGCCGGACTGCTGGAGACCGAGTTCGGCCCACTGCGCTACCGCGAGGGCGACTGGGTCTACATCCCCAAGGCGTGCACCTTCCGGCAGGTGCCCGATGAAGAATCGACCTGGCTCATGATCCAGGCCACCGACGACTTCCGGGTGCCCCCGGCAGGCACGCTGGGCAGGCACTTCCCGTTCGACCCCGCGCAGGTGACCATTCCCGAGCCCTGCCCCATCGACGATGACGGCAGAGACGAATACGAGGTGCGGCTCATCCACTCACCGGTCGAGGGGGTGAGCTCCACTTCTTTGTTCTATCAACATAATCCGCTCGACGTCGAGGGGTGGCGCGGGGACAACTTCCCGTTCACGTTCAACATCGAGGACTACACCGTCATCACCTCCGAGAGTGTGCACCTCCCTCCTACGGTGCATCTGTTCATGCAGGCAACCGGGGTGTACGTGATGAACTTCCTGCCCAAGCCCGCCGAAAGCGTCCCTGGCACCGAACGCACTCCGTGGTATCACCGCAACGTCGACTACGACGAGATCGCGTTCTTCCACTCCGGTTCGCTCTACGGCATCCCGATGCCGCCCGGACTGGTTTCGCATGCGCCGCAAGGAGTTCACCACGGTGCACCCGAAAAGGCACGCGAGCGTGCCCGCCGCAAGTTCGACGACTACGACCGGGTGGACTGGTCGGTGATCGCCATCGACACCCGGCGCCGACTCATCCCGTCCGCGGCGATCCTCACCAACGACCTGGGGCAGCACTGA
- a CDS encoding NAD(P)H-dependent oxidoreductase, whose product MNTLWIEGSPKGDDALSSQLAEAFLEGTRYQRFSVWDEDLLRFGHDAAVAKFAPLFGESVTAQQQDIWQQVLDEIERVRSFDRLVISSPMWNWHIPHALKAWIDIIVQPIASFTLDAGGRHVGTLGDGKPVQLILTRSSAYDGRHPELNDFQRPYLEYVFGMLGYRVQTLVIEPTTRWTPEERAQMRTEAIELARRAGHHH is encoded by the coding sequence ATGAACACCCTCTGGATCGAGGGCAGCCCGAAGGGCGATGATGCACTGTCCTCTCAGCTTGCCGAAGCATTCCTGGAAGGCACTCGTTACCAACGCTTCTCGGTATGGGATGAGGATCTGCTGAGATTCGGCCACGATGCGGCGGTGGCCAAGTTCGCTCCACTGTTCGGCGAAAGCGTCACCGCGCAACAGCAGGACATCTGGCAGCAGGTGCTCGACGAGATCGAGCGGGTGCGCAGTTTCGACCGGCTGGTGATCTCGTCACCGATGTGGAACTGGCACATACCCCATGCGCTGAAGGCCTGGATCGACATCATCGTGCAGCCGATCGCCAGCTTCACCCTCGACGCCGGAGGGCGACATGTCGGCACCCTCGGCGACGGGAAGCCGGTGCAGCTCATCCTGACCCGTAGCAGCGCCTACGACGGACGACATCCCGAGCTGAACGATTTCCAGCGCCCGTATCTTGAGTATGTATTCGGCATGCTCGGCTACCGGGTTCAGACGCTCGTGATCGAGCCCACAACCCGCTGGACGCCCGAAGAGCGGGCACAGATGCGCACCGAGGCAATCGAATTGGCTCGCCGGGCCGGACATCACCACTGA
- a CDS encoding acyl-CoA dehydrogenase family protein, translated as MDFALPEHLPALLQEMDAFIEAEIKPLERENMQYFDRRREFARTDLDNGGVPRREWEDLLDEMRRRADAAGWLRYGLPEEFGGRGGSNLDMAVIREHLAHKGLGLHNDLQDESSIVGNFPQVIMMSRFGTEAQKAEWIEALLTGTRSMAFGLTEPDHGSDATWLETTAVRDGDDWVINGAKRWNTGVHRATHDLIFARTSGESGSAVGITAFLVPTDTPGFSVPYYWWTFNMPSDHGEVELDDVRVPSRAVLGEVDHGLEVGQTFLHENRIRQAASSLGAAQYCIDRAAAYAGERIVFGKPLSVNQAVQWPLAELQTEAQMVRLLVYYAAWHLDRDHHMEVSDKVSMANYRANRLVCEAADRAMQIHGGIGYSRHEPFEHIYRHHRRYRITEGAEEIQIRRVAQRMLKFGRK; from the coding sequence GTGGATTTCGCGCTACCGGAACATCTTCCCGCCCTGCTCCAGGAGATGGACGCCTTCATCGAGGCCGAGATCAAGCCGCTGGAACGCGAGAACATGCAGTACTTCGACCGTCGGCGTGAGTTCGCCCGCACCGATCTCGACAACGGTGGTGTCCCCCGCCGCGAGTGGGAAGATCTGCTCGACGAGATGCGCCGGCGCGCCGACGCCGCAGGCTGGCTGCGCTATGGGCTGCCCGAGGAATTCGGTGGTCGCGGCGGCTCCAACCTGGACATGGCCGTCATCAGGGAACACTTGGCGCACAAGGGATTGGGACTGCACAACGACCTGCAGGACGAGTCCTCGATCGTCGGCAACTTCCCACAGGTCATCATGATGAGCCGGTTCGGCACCGAGGCGCAGAAGGCCGAGTGGATCGAAGCACTGCTGACCGGCACCCGATCGATGGCCTTCGGCCTGACCGAACCCGACCACGGCAGCGACGCGACCTGGCTGGAGACCACCGCCGTCCGCGACGGGGACGATTGGGTGATCAACGGCGCCAAGCGGTGGAACACCGGCGTGCACCGGGCGACCCATGACCTGATCTTCGCCCGCACATCCGGCGAGTCGGGGTCGGCGGTGGGTATCACCGCGTTCCTCGTCCCGACCGACACCCCGGGTTTCAGCGTGCCGTACTACTGGTGGACGTTCAACATGCCCAGCGACCACGGCGAGGTCGAACTCGATGATGTCCGGGTGCCGTCCCGTGCGGTCCTCGGCGAGGTCGACCACGGCCTGGAGGTCGGCCAGACCTTCCTGCACGAGAACAGGATTCGACAGGCCGCCAGCAGCCTCGGGGCGGCTCAGTACTGTATCGACCGCGCCGCCGCCTACGCCGGGGAACGCATCGTGTTCGGCAAGCCGCTGTCGGTGAACCAGGCCGTGCAGTGGCCGTTGGCCGAGCTGCAGACCGAGGCACAGATGGTGCGTCTGCTGGTGTATTACGCCGCCTGGCACCTGGATCGCGACCACCACATGGAGGTCTCCGACAAGGTGTCGATGGCCAATTACCGTGCCAATCGCCTGGTGTGCGAGGCGGCCGACCGCGCCATGCAGATCCACGGCGGCATCGGCTACAGCCGGCACGAGCCGTTCGAACACATCTATCGCCACCACCGCCGCTACCGGATCACCGAGGGGGCCGAGGAGATCCAGATCCGCCGGGTCGCCCAGCGCATGTTGAAATTCGGCCGCAAGTGA
- a CDS encoding alpha/beta hydrolase family protein has protein sequence MSSTEAPAKFEYDRIPYLVAYQNNSSVRDVYGGVAELVVLESYLLRPKNKPSDTVLVFMHPIGGGAYLPMINALARAGHHVIYCNSRFRGTDSALLMEKVVEDLGECIKDAKNRLGYSRVVLAGWSGGGSLSVFYQQQAQHPTVTASPSGDGPDLTKLGLIPADAIMLLAAHISRHGTMTEWMDASILDENDPSKRDPELDLYNPANPNQPPYTSEFLDRYHAAQIARNRRITKWVKEKLAELKAAGRPDDEYAFVVHGTMADPRWLDPTVDPNERTPGQCYLGDPQVVNMSPVGLARFCTLRSWLSQWSYDDANGDAVKAGPDIAVPTLVIGNLADDACTPSHTRRLFEAIGHPDKEMHEIHGANHYYSGPDQRGTLREAVAICTDWLHRHGLSS, from the coding sequence ATGAGCAGCACCGAAGCACCCGCGAAGTTCGAGTATGACCGCATCCCGTATCTGGTTGCCTACCAGAACAATTCCAGTGTCCGCGACGTCTACGGCGGCGTCGCCGAACTGGTCGTCCTGGAGAGCTATCTGCTCAGGCCCAAGAACAAGCCTTCCGACACCGTGCTGGTCTTCATGCACCCGATCGGGGGCGGCGCCTATCTGCCGATGATCAATGCGCTTGCTCGCGCGGGTCACCACGTCATCTACTGCAACAGCCGTTTCCGCGGCACCGATTCGGCGTTGCTCATGGAGAAAGTCGTCGAAGACCTCGGCGAGTGCATCAAGGATGCCAAGAACCGCCTGGGCTACTCGCGCGTCGTGCTGGCCGGATGGAGCGGCGGCGGTTCGCTGTCGGTGTTCTACCAACAGCAGGCGCAGCACCCGACCGTGACCGCGAGCCCGTCCGGTGACGGACCGGACCTCACCAAGCTCGGTCTCATTCCCGCCGACGCCATCATGCTGCTGGCCGCGCACATCAGTCGGCACGGCACCATGACCGAATGGATGGATGCCTCCATCCTCGACGAGAACGACCCATCCAAGCGGGACCCCGAACTCGACCTCTACAACCCGGCCAACCCGAACCAGCCGCCCTACACGAGCGAGTTCCTCGACCGCTACCACGCGGCACAGATCGCCAGAAACCGCCGGATCACGAAGTGGGTCAAAGAAAAGCTGGCAGAGTTGAAGGCCGCCGGGCGTCCCGATGACGAGTACGCATTCGTCGTACACGGCACCATGGCCGACCCGCGCTGGCTGGACCCGACCGTGGATCCCAACGAACGCACCCCGGGGCAGTGCTATCTGGGCGATCCTCAGGTGGTGAACATGAGCCCGGTGGGACTGGCCCGGTTCTGCACGCTGCGCAGCTGGCTGTCACAGTGGAGTTATGACGACGCCAACGGCGACGCGGTCAAGGCCGGCCCCGATATCGCGGTGCCGACCTTGGTGATCGGCAACCTGGCCGATGATGCCTGCACGCCCAGCCACACCAGAAGGCTGTTCGAGGCGATCGGGCACCCCGATAAGGAAATGCACGAGATCCACGGTGCCAACCACTACTACTCCGGCCCCGATCAGCGCGGAACCCTGCGCGAGGCGGTCGCCATCTGCACCGATTGGCTACACCGCCACGGGTTGTCGAGCTGA
- a CDS encoding hydroxymethylglutaryl-CoA lyase, with protein sequence MNLPAKVDIREVCLRDGLQIEAPISLSAKVELLDAIVATGVREVEATAFVSPSKVPALADAAELAQELHRYRASHDVEFSALVASPNGAKRAIAAGLDSIEYVVSASDAHSRANVGRDTAEATTAIADVTRIAHDSGARVEVIIATAWDCPFDGPTDPQRVLDIAAAAVELGVDRIAIADTIGTTTPLRVSTLIEAIRPIVDGLPLGAHFHNTRGAGLASAFAAVQAGITRLDASIGGLGGCPFAPGASGNIATEDLVYLLRDSNIDTDVDLDAAIAAARIAQRAVGHDLPSALLRAGDRIAG encoded by the coding sequence ATGAACCTGCCCGCCAAGGTCGATATCCGCGAGGTCTGCCTGCGCGACGGCCTGCAGATCGAGGCGCCGATCTCGTTGTCGGCCAAGGTCGAATTGCTGGACGCGATCGTCGCCACCGGAGTGCGGGAAGTGGAGGCGACTGCGTTCGTCTCACCGTCGAAGGTGCCCGCTCTTGCCGACGCTGCCGAACTGGCCCAGGAATTACACCGGTACAGGGCATCTCACGATGTCGAGTTCTCGGCACTGGTGGCCAGCCCGAACGGGGCCAAGCGCGCCATCGCGGCCGGACTGGACTCCATCGAGTACGTGGTGTCGGCATCCGATGCGCACAGCCGCGCGAATGTGGGACGCGATACCGCGGAGGCGACCACGGCGATCGCCGATGTCACCCGGATCGCCCACGACAGCGGGGCACGCGTCGAAGTCATCATCGCGACGGCCTGGGACTGCCCCTTCGACGGCCCGACCGATCCGCAACGAGTCCTCGACATCGCCGCGGCCGCCGTCGAACTCGGGGTGGACCGCATCGCCATCGCCGACACCATCGGCACCACCACCCCGCTGCGGGTGAGCACCCTGATCGAGGCCATCCGCCCGATCGTCGACGGGCTGCCACTGGGTGCACACTTCCACAACACCCGCGGGGCGGGGCTGGCCAGCGCGTTCGCGGCCGTGCAGGCCGGCATCACCCGCCTCGACGCGTCAATAGGCGGCCTCGGCGGCTGCCCGTTCGCGCCGGGGGCCAGCGGCAACATCGCCACCGAGGATCTGGTCTATCTGCTTCGCGACAGCAATATCGACACCGACGTCGACCTCGACGCGGCCATCGCCGCGGCGCGGATTGCCCAGCGCGCCGTCGGTCACGACCTGCCCAGTGCGCTGCTGCGCGCCGGCGATCGAATCGCGGGCTGA